The proteins below come from a single Aegilops tauschii subsp. strangulata cultivar AL8/78 chromosome 6, Aet v6.0, whole genome shotgun sequence genomic window:
- the LOC109765608 gene encoding betaine aldehyde dehydrogenase 2, translated as MVATAKIPQRQLFIDGDWRVPALGRRLPVINPTTEASIGEIPAGTSEDVDAAVAAARAALKRNRGRDWSRAPGAVRAKYLRAIAAKMIERKSDLARLEALDCGKPLDEAAWDMDDVAGCFEFFAGHAEALDKRQNAAVALPENFKCHLKKEPIGVVALITPWNYPLLMAVWKVAPALAAGCTAVLKPSELASVTCLELGDVCKEIGLPSGVLNIVTGLGHEAGAPLSSHPDVDKVAFTGSYATGQKIMVAAAPTVKPVTLELGGKSPIVVFDDVDIDKAVEWTLFGCFWTNGQICSATSRLLIHKNIAKEFIDRMVAWSKNIKVSDPLEEGCRLGPVVSEGQYEKIKKFVANAKSEGATILTGGVRPKHLEKGFFIEPTIITDINTSMEIWREEVFGPVLCVKEFSTEEEAIELANDTHYGLAGAVISGDRERCQRLAEEIDAGCIWVNCSQPCFCQAPWGGNKRSGFGRELGEGGIDNYLSIKQVTEYTSDAPWGWYKAPAN; from the exons ATGGTCGCCACGGCGAAGATCCCGCAGCGGCAGCTCTTCATCGACGGCGACTGGCGCGTGCCCGCGctcggccgccgcctccccgtCATCAACCCCACCACCGAGGCCTCCATCG GCGAGATCCCGGCGGGCACCTCGGAGGACGTGGACGCGGCGGTGGCGGCCGCGCGGGCGGCCCTCAAGAGGAACCGCGGCCGCGACTGGTCCCGCGCGCCCGGCGCCGTCCGGGCCAAGTACCTCCGCGCAATCGCCGCCAAG ATGATTGAGCGGAAATCTGATCTGGCTAGGTTAGAGGCACTTGATTGCGGGAAGCCTCTTGATGAAGCGGCATGGGACATG GACGATGTTGCCGGCTGCTTTGAGTTCTTCGCGGGTCATGCTGAAGCTTTGGACAAAAGGCAAAATGCTGCAGTTGCTCTCCCGGAGAATTTTAAATGCCATCTTAAGAAGGAACCTATTGGTGTAGTTGCTCTAATCACACCTTG GAACTATCCTCTCCTGATGGCTGTATGGAAGGTAGCCCCTGCTCTGGCAGCTGGTTGTACAGCTGTACTGAAGCCATCTGAATTAGCTTCCGT GACTTGCTTAGAGCTTGGTGATGTGTGTAAAGAGATTGGTCTTCCATCAGGTGTCTTAAACATTGTGACTGGATTAGGTCATGAAGCTGGCGCTCCTTTGTCGTCACACCCTGATGTCGACAAG GTTGCATTTACCGGGAGCTATGCAACCGGTCAAAAGATTATGGTAGCTGCAGCTCCTACAGTCAAG CCTGTTACATTGGAACTTGGCGGCAAAAGTCCTATTGTAGTATTTGATGATGTCGACATTGACAAAG CTGTTGAGTGGACTCTATTTGGGTGCTTTTGGACCAACGGTCAGATTTGCAGTGCGACATCTCGTCTTCTTATCCAT AAAAATATCGCTAAAGAATTCATCGACAGGATGGTTGCATGGTCCAAAAATATCAAGGTGTCAGACCCGCTCGAGGAAGGTTGCAGGCTTGGGCCAGTTGTTAGTGAAGGACAG TATGAGAAGATCAAGAAGTTTGTAGCGAATGCTAAAAGTGAAGGTGCCACCATTCTGACTGGGGGTGTCAGGCCCAAG CATCTGGAGAAAGGTTTCTTCATTGAACCCACAATCATCACTGACATCAACACATCAATGGAGATTTGGAGGGAGGAAGTCTTTGGTCCAGTCCTCTGTGTGAAGGAATTTTCTACGGAAGAGGAAGCCATCGAACTGGCCAATGATACTCA TTATGGTCTGGCTGGCGCCGTGATTTCTGGTGACCGTGAGCGATGCCAGCGATTAGCCGAG GAGATTGACGCGGGATGCATTTGGGTGAACTGCTCGCAGCCTTGCTTCTGCCAAGCTCCTTGGGGCGGGAACAAGCGCAGTGGCTTTGGGCGCGAGCTCGGAGAAGG GGGCATTGATAACTACCTGAGCATCAAGCAAGTCACGGAGTACACATCTGATGCGCCGTGGGGATGGTACAAAGCTCCGGCTAACTAA
- the LOC109765611 gene encoding uncharacterized protein, whose product MPRAHLAVTMPLLAPAAKTLFLSRLQPPTSPRLHLRRATATAAGGRGDGASAASGTSARDRRLARVREERRRREYDREHTYPGWARVLENACRDDEEMRAILGDSIGNPELMKQRIQERVRAKGREGFNRPKTGSVAAFKVSFRDFNPLNAFIWFELFGEPTDRDVDLLGGVIQAWYVMGRLGAFNSSNLQLANSMLDFDPSYDSEEASAVMPSSFHDISDVEFQDSWGRVWVDLGTSDHLGLDVLLNCLTQLSSEHLGIKQVVFGGRKLGDWEEGMTSSDYGYKHFKI is encoded by the exons ATGCCGCGCGCTCACCTCGCAGTAACCATGCCGCTGCTAGCCCCAGCCGCTAAAACCCTGTTCCTTTCCCGCCTCCAGCCTCCGACTTCGCCTCGTCTCCACCTCCGCCGCGCCACCGCCACCGCTGCCGGCGGGAGGGGCGATGGTGCGTCGGCGGCGTCCGGCACGTCGGCCAGGGACCGGCGGCTGGCCAGGGTGCGGGAGGAGCGGCGGCGCCGCGAGTACGACCGCGAGCACACCTACCCCGGCTGGGCCAG GGTCCTGGAGAACGCCTGCAGGGACGACGAGGAGATGCGCGCCATCCTCGGCGACAGCATCGGCAACCCGGAGCTCATGAAGCAGAGG ATACAAGAGAGGGTGCGCGCGAAAGGCAGGGAGGGGTTCAACAGACCCAAGACGGGCTCCGTCGCCGCTTTCAAAGTCAGCTTCCGAGA CTTCAACCCGTTAAATGCTTTCATCTGGTTTGAACTCTTTGGAGAACCAACTGATCGAGATGTTGACCTTCTTGGCGGT GTTATTCAGGCTTGGTATGTCATGGGAAGGCTAGGAGCTTTCAACTCTTCAAATTTGCAG CTGGCTAACTCAATGCTGGACTTTGACCCTTCGTACGATTCTGAAGAAGCTTCTGCTGTAATGCCTTCATCTTTCCATGATATCAGTGATGTCGAGTTTCAAGACAGTTGGGGCAGAGTGTG GGTGGACCTTGGGACTTCAGATCATCTTGGATTGGATGTACTACTGAACTGTCTTACACAATTAAGCTCAGA ACATTTGGGCATCAAACAGGTGGTTTTTGGCGGCAGAAAATTGGGTGACTGGGAGGAAGGCATGACGAGCTCAGACTATGGATACAAGCACTTCAAAATATAG
- the LOC109765609 gene encoding uncharacterized protein codes for MPPHAGVDLPRAICAAVIKHSIKPHAHLLAADPSLLAAVLGRLSPLPSAALAFFRALPPPHPLDATLALVRLLAAHPRHHPTARSLLRDLSLRHPLSSPLILPSLLAEPRVPSWLLLALAQGGRAGDAVRVFDHMRAARLAPDAHACTALLTSLARARMTATARRVFDEMGLAGVAMNTHVYNAMLHVCLKAGDALRAEALMTKMDAAGVPLDLFSFNTAIALYVRKGMQYEAMCVRDRMANDGVEADIVTWNTMIHGMCKEGRMKEAAQLHRDMVASGVEPDMVTYTTLVDGYCRAGDVGEAMKLRGAMEARGMLPGVAMYNAIIRKLCEDGKMKEVNGLLSEMDERKVQADHVTCNTLINSYSKKGDMPSACKVKTRMMESGLQLDQFTYKALIHGFSKAKQLDEAKEALFEMMGAGFSPNYSVFSWLVDAFYNKNNADAVLLIPDELMKRGLPPDKSVYRSLIRRLCKKGLVDLAQKVFHQMQGKGLEADCLVYATLAYAQLSTGKLAAASDTLDEMAKRQLSMTPQIYNCLCTSYGDEKETLNMFWVHAIERALIGKSVYKLMHQARVKSSNPGVENEGHAPVSRPSLPASAK; via the exons ATGCCGCCGCACGCCGGCGTCGACCTCCCGCGCGCCATCTGCGCCGCCGTCATCAAACACTCCATCAAGCCGCACGCccacctcctcgccgccgacccgtccctcctcgccgccgtcctcgGCCGCCTCTCCCCGCTGCCCTCCGCGGCCCTCGCCTTCTTCCGCGCGCTGCCGCCCCCGCACCCGCTCGACGCCACCCTCGCCCTCGTCCGCCTCCTCGCCGCGCACCCGCGCCACCACCCCACCGCCCGCTCCCTCCTGCGCGACCTCTCCCTCCGCCACCCGCTCTCCTCCCCGCTCATCCTCCCCTCGCTCCTCGCCGAGCCCCGCGTCCCGAGCTGGCTCCTCCTCGCGCTCGCCCAGGGCGGCCGCGCCGGCGACGCCGTCCGGGTCTTCGACCACATGCGCGCGGCGCGCCTCGCGCCCGACGCCCACGCCTGCACCGCGCTCCTCACCTCGCTCGCCAGGGCCCGGATGACGGCCACCGCGCGCAGGGTGTTCGACGAAATGGGCCTGGCCGGGGTCGCCATGAACACCCACGTCTACAACGCCATGCTGCACGTGTGCCTCAAGGCCGGCGACGCCCTGCGCGCCGAGGCGCTGATGACGAAGATGGACGCCGCCGGAGTCCCGCTGGACCTCTTCTCCTTTAACACCGCCATCGCGCTGTATGTCAGGAAGGGGATGCAGTACGAGGCGATGTGCGTGCGGGACCGGATGGCGAACGACGGTGTCGAGGCAGACATTGTCACCTGGAACACCATGATCCATGGGATGTGCAAGGAGGGGAGGATGAAGGAGGCAGCCCAGCTCCATAGGGACATGGTGGCGTCAGGTGTAGAGCCGGACATGGTGACGTATACCACTCTGGTGGATGGGTATTGCCGGGCGGGCGATGTGGGGGAAGCGATGAAACTGCGAGGGGCGATGGAGGCAAGGGGGATGTTACCGGGTGTGGCTATGTACAACGCGATCATTAGGAAGCTCTGTGAGGATGGTAAGATGAAGGAAGTGAATGGGTTGCTTAGTGAAATGGACGAGAGGAAGGTGCAGGCTGACCATGTGACGTGCAACACGCTGATCAACTCATACTCCAAGAAGGGGGACATGCCCTCGGCGTGCAAGGTCAAGACGAGGATGATGGAGTCAGGGTTGCAGTTGGATCAGTTCACTTACAAGGCTCTCATCCATGGATTCAGCAAGGCCAAGCAGCTAGATGAAGCCAAAGAGGCCTTGTTTGAGATGATGGGTGCAG GATTTTCGCCCAATTATAGTGTATTTTCATGGCTCGTCGATGCTTTCTACAATAAGAATAATGCAGATGCAGTGCTACTCATTCCTGATGAGCTTATGAAAAGGGGCCTTCCTCCAGATAAATCGGTATACAGGTCTCTGATCCGAAGGCTCTGCAAGAAGGGGCTGGTTGATCTTGCACAAAAAGTATTTCACCAAATGCAAGGCAAAGGTCTAGAAGCTGACTGTCTGGTGTATGCCACACTTGCATACGCACAGCTGAGCACAGGAAAGCTGGCTGCTGCTTCCGATACATTGGACGAAATGGCGAAGAGGCAGCTGTCCATGACGCCACAGATCTACAACTGCCTGTGCACTTCTTATGGGGACGAGAAGGAGACACTGAACATGTTCTGGGTTCATGCCATCGAGAGAGCCCTGATTGGGAAGAGTGTGTACAAACTGATGCACCAAGCAAGGGTGAAATCATCAAATCCTGGAGTTGAGAACGAGGGACATGCTCCTGTTTCAAGGCCTAGCTTACCGGCGTCTGCGAAATGA